The Archangium lipolyticum genome includes a region encoding these proteins:
- a CDS encoding AI-2E family transporter — protein MLQHHELNVPAERRKRIYILAGLWLTVAVILALFHSVLLPFASAALIAYLVHPLVTRITQVKVRGYPIPRWVGILLIYALFFLALYLFFIAMVPQLYRELARISRDGVAFINSLTPERIHVLADRAEDWLRANGIPVAIATPEDIRTGVSSTGFSLNLEQVIQDVAASLTALTREHLGDIVTVSRNIITSVVAGVFMMFFILMVAAFFSIDAQAIVRYFLSLVPAEYGTDAKLLLERIDRSLSGVVRGQVTICLVNGVLTFVGLLLFGVKFAFLLATVATVFSLIPIFGTILSSVPIVLIALADGFQKGVAILLWIIGIHALEAYFLNPKIMGSAARIHPVIVAFSLIAGEKMFGLVGALFAVPVASLVVACFDYARLKAQPTLAEVQLEKAEPSK, from the coding sequence ATGCTGCAGCATCACGAGCTCAACGTTCCAGCGGAACGCCGCAAGCGCATCTACATCCTCGCGGGACTGTGGCTGACGGTCGCCGTCATCCTGGCGCTGTTCCACTCGGTGCTGCTGCCCTTCGCGAGCGCCGCGCTCATCGCGTACCTGGTGCACCCGCTGGTGACGCGCATCACCCAGGTGAAGGTGCGCGGGTACCCCATCCCCCGCTGGGTGGGCATCCTGCTCATCTACGCGCTCTTCTTCCTGGCGTTGTACCTCTTCTTCATCGCCATGGTGCCGCAGCTCTACCGCGAGCTGGCCCGCATCAGCCGGGATGGGGTGGCCTTCATCAACTCGCTCACCCCCGAGCGCATCCACGTGCTCGCCGACCGCGCCGAGGACTGGCTGCGCGCCAATGGGATTCCAGTGGCCATCGCCACGCCCGAGGACATCCGCACCGGCGTGTCCAGCACCGGCTTCTCGCTGAACCTGGAGCAGGTCATCCAGGACGTGGCCGCCAGCCTCACGGCCCTGACGCGCGAGCACCTGGGCGACATCGTCACCGTGTCGCGCAACATCATCACGTCGGTGGTGGCCGGCGTGTTCATGATGTTCTTCATCCTGATGGTGGCCGCGTTCTTCTCCATCGATGCGCAGGCCATCGTCCGCTACTTCCTCAGCCTCGTGCCGGCCGAGTACGGCACCGACGCGAAGCTGTTGCTGGAGCGGATCGATCGCTCGCTGTCCGGCGTGGTGCGCGGACAGGTGACCATCTGCCTGGTCAATGGCGTCCTCACCTTCGTGGGGCTGCTGCTGTTCGGGGTGAAGTTCGCCTTCCTGCTGGCCACGGTGGCCACGGTCTTCAGCCTCATCCCCATCTTCGGGACGATCCTCAGCTCGGTGCCCATCGTGCTCATCGCGCTGGCCGACGGCTTCCAGAAGGGCGTCGCCATCCTGCTGTGGATCATCGGCATCCACGCGCTGGAGGCGTACTTCCTCAACCCGAAGATCATGGGTTCGGCGGCGCGCATCCACCCGGTCATCGTGGCCTTCAGCCTGATCGCCGGGGAGAAGATGTTCGGCCTGGTGGGTGCGCTCTTCGCGGTGCCCGTGGCCTCGCTGGTGGTGGCCTGCTTCGACTACGCCCGCCTCAAGGCCCAGCCCACGCTGGCCGAGGTGCAGCTCGAGAAGGCAGAGCCGTCGAAGTAG
- the ligA gene encoding NAD-dependent DNA ligase LigA: MNSSKTADASRAEQLRRELAHHNHRYYVLDSPEVSDAEYDRLMRELQELEARHPDLITPDSPTQRVGGSPAEKFEKVVHRVPMLSLANVFNHEELSDFDERIRRQTGLAQVAYVCEPKLDGLAVTLHYEHGRFTRGATRGDGTEGEDVSANLRTIRSLPMELLPQDGVKVPGGLEVRGEVFISKKDFKKLNDSREQEGEPLFANPRNAAAGSLRQLDPRITASRPLSIYLYECVPGEGVPAFRSHTEKLEYLKSLGLPVNRYVRVEGVEGVREQYGRSVEGRHALPFEVDGMVVKVDSEDLRQRLGQVSKSPRWAVAYKFPPEEEATLVEDIQVYVGRTGALTPVAHLKPVKVGGVTVSRATLHNEDELRRKDVRKGDTVFIRRAGDVIPEIVKVVESKRPPDAQPFEFPRQCPVCHAAAVRDEEGAIIRCTGATCPAQMVEKVRHFASRTAMDIDGLGEKLAGQLVEKGLVKTFADLYHLTRGRLLELERMGEKSADNLLANIERSKQTTQPRFLYALGIRHVGEATAKTLAESFPDVRQLYEASLEDITRVKDVGPTMAQVIHAFFREPQNRDAINALLEAGITPAAPRVVKTGTFAGKTVVLTGGLTGMSREQAKEEIERRGGKVSGSVSRKTDIVVAGEDAGSKLKKAQELGLRILDEQAFLQLLQTDARG; this comes from the coding sequence GTGAACTCCTCGAAGACCGCCGACGCCTCCCGAGCCGAGCAGCTCCGCCGCGAGCTCGCCCACCACAACCACCGCTACTACGTGCTCGACTCACCGGAGGTCAGCGACGCGGAATACGACCGGCTGATGCGGGAGCTGCAGGAGTTGGAGGCCCGCCACCCCGACCTCATCACCCCGGACTCGCCGACCCAGCGGGTAGGTGGCTCGCCGGCCGAGAAGTTCGAGAAGGTGGTCCACCGCGTCCCGATGCTCTCGTTGGCCAACGTCTTCAACCACGAAGAGCTTTCCGATTTCGACGAGCGGATCCGCCGCCAGACGGGGCTGGCGCAGGTCGCCTATGTGTGCGAGCCCAAGCTCGATGGCCTGGCCGTCACCCTGCACTACGAGCACGGGCGCTTCACCCGGGGCGCCACCCGGGGCGACGGCACCGAGGGCGAGGACGTCAGCGCCAACCTGCGCACCATCCGCAGCCTTCCCATGGAGCTGCTGCCGCAGGACGGGGTGAAGGTGCCCGGGGGCCTCGAGGTGCGCGGCGAGGTCTTCATCTCCAAGAAGGACTTCAAGAAGCTCAACGACTCGAGGGAGCAGGAGGGCGAGCCGCTCTTCGCCAACCCCCGCAACGCCGCCGCCGGCAGCCTGCGGCAGTTGGACCCGCGCATCACCGCCTCGCGCCCGCTCTCCATCTACCTGTACGAGTGCGTGCCCGGTGAGGGCGTGCCCGCCTTCCGCTCGCACACGGAGAAGCTCGAGTACCTCAAGTCGCTCGGGCTGCCGGTGAACCGGTACGTGCGCGTGGAGGGGGTGGAGGGGGTGCGCGAGCAGTATGGCAGGTCCGTCGAGGGCCGCCATGCCCTGCCCTTCGAGGTGGACGGCATGGTGGTGAAGGTGGACTCGGAGGACCTGCGCCAGCGGCTGGGGCAGGTCTCCAAGAGCCCCCGCTGGGCCGTGGCCTACAAGTTCCCCCCCGAGGAGGAGGCCACGCTCGTCGAGGACATCCAGGTGTACGTGGGCCGCACGGGCGCGCTCACGCCGGTGGCGCACCTCAAGCCGGTGAAGGTGGGCGGCGTCACCGTCAGCCGCGCCACCCTGCACAACGAGGACGAGCTGCGCCGCAAGGACGTGCGCAAGGGCGACACCGTCTTCATCCGCCGCGCCGGGGACGTCATCCCCGAAATCGTGAAGGTGGTGGAGTCCAAGCGTCCCCCGGACGCCCAGCCCTTCGAGTTCCCCCGCCAGTGCCCCGTCTGCCACGCGGCGGCCGTGCGGGACGAGGAGGGCGCCATCATCCGCTGCACCGGCGCCACCTGCCCCGCGCAGATGGTGGAGAAGGTGCGCCACTTCGCCTCGCGCACCGCCATGGACATCGACGGCCTGGGCGAGAAGCTGGCCGGCCAGCTCGTGGAGAAGGGGCTGGTGAAGACGTTCGCGGACCTCTACCACCTCACCCGGGGCCGGCTCCTTGAGCTGGAGCGCATGGGCGAGAAGAGCGCCGACAACCTGCTGGCCAACATCGAGCGCTCCAAGCAGACCACCCAGCCCCGCTTCCTCTACGCGCTCGGCATCCGCCACGTGGGCGAGGCCACCGCCAAGACGCTCGCCGAGTCCTTCCCGGACGTCCGCCAGCTGTACGAGGCCAGCCTGGAGGACATCACCCGCGTCAAGGACGTGGGCCCCACCATGGCCCAGGTCATCCACGCCTTCTTCCGCGAGCCGCAGAACCGCGACGCCATCAATGCCCTGCTCGAGGCCGGAATCACCCCCGCCGCTCCCCGCGTCGTCAAGACGGGCACCTTCGCCGGCAAGACGGTGGTGCTCACCGGCGGCCTGACCGGGATGAGCCGCGAGCAGGCCAAGGAGGAAATCGAACGCCGGGGCGGTAAGGTGTCTGGAAGTGTCTCGCGCAAGACTGACATCGTGGTGGCGGGCGAGGATGCGGGCAGCAAGCTGAAGAAGGCCCAGGAACTCGGGCTAAGAATCCTGGACGAGCAGGCGTTCCTGCAGCTGCTTCAGACGGACGCCAGAGGGTAG
- a CDS encoding Rne/Rng family ribonuclease, whose product MSSILVINAAGRETRVALVESGHIAEFYLERKKDKGIVGNIYKGRVVRVLPGMQAAFVDIGLEKAAFLYVSDVVYDPDFARAQFELTEGEHDEDAPDVPEESEAVAAEAAHEAGADVEAEVHEHAAKSGGEMPDPVGAPPEVRAEQPAPRTEEPERLAEPQPAPTAETPEQPAEQPAPIAVTATGSAEPVTVEASASPEPMNISVAPVESAPVSVAAQAAAETAPAMPATEGSVALALQPEPALVPQSEPGAVAAPTPAEAAPQQRPETAAGERRAPRENREAAREAREARREQKDKDREREKEREKDKGRKQREEQQRKRDEEKSKPRKTAKIEELLKVGQEVVVQISKDPIGTKGARLTSHISIPGRHLVFMPTVDHVGISRRISNEKERKRLREIVDRLRPPGTGFIVRTVAENVPQEKLESDIRFLIEVWNQVVRRNEKRGGGGLLHPDLDLILRATRDLFAHDVEKLVVDDREEYERILGFVNAQDPALKDRVVLHESEEPIFDAYGIEHELQRATQRKVWLKSGGYLIIDQAEALTAIDVNSGRYVGKKSLEETITKINVEAAKEIVYQLRLRNIGGIIICDFIDMEKPQNRDKVFKSLQEALGRDKAKTNVLRISELGLVEMTRKRVRESIGRVLHEDCPYCDGKGFVKTATTVAYEIFGEIRREAPGYKDPTLVINCNAEVARLLQGEERQELRHLMDRYNKSIQVKAQQNYHREQYDIYGRSAQGGDHKVASSPGSGDGELSMQRRPESGGGERGFREGGGGRDRDRDRDRERGDRGGNRGDRERSDRGGNRDRDRGGNRGDRDRGGNRDRDRNRGEQQRRPEQREGRGQQQAQAQQQAGGEQPAAGSTPPTSSGNGNGNGSSDNT is encoded by the coding sequence ATGAGCAGCATCCTCGTCATCAACGCGGCGGGCCGGGAGACCCGCGTGGCCCTCGTCGAGAGCGGTCACATCGCGGAGTTCTACCTCGAGCGTAAGAAGGACAAGGGAATCGTCGGTAACATCTACAAGGGCCGTGTCGTCCGGGTTCTCCCGGGCATGCAGGCGGCCTTCGTGGACATCGGACTCGAGAAGGCGGCCTTCCTCTACGTCAGTGACGTCGTCTACGACCCGGACTTCGCCCGCGCCCAGTTCGAGCTGACCGAGGGCGAGCACGACGAAGACGCCCCGGACGTGCCGGAGGAGTCCGAGGCCGTTGCCGCCGAGGCCGCTCACGAGGCCGGCGCCGACGTGGAAGCCGAGGTGCACGAGCACGCCGCCAAGAGTGGTGGCGAGATGCCCGACCCCGTGGGAGCCCCTCCCGAGGTGCGCGCCGAGCAGCCCGCGCCGCGGACCGAGGAGCCGGAGCGTCTCGCCGAGCCGCAGCCCGCGCCCACGGCCGAGACGCCGGAGCAACCCGCCGAGCAGCCCGCCCCCATCGCCGTCACGGCGACCGGGTCGGCCGAGCCGGTGACCGTCGAGGCCTCGGCCTCGCCCGAGCCGATGAACATCTCCGTGGCGCCGGTGGAGTCCGCGCCCGTGAGCGTCGCGGCCCAGGCGGCTGCCGAGACTGCCCCGGCGATGCCCGCCACCGAGGGCTCGGTGGCCCTGGCGCTGCAGCCCGAGCCGGCGCTCGTGCCCCAGAGCGAGCCGGGTGCCGTGGCCGCCCCCACTCCGGCGGAGGCCGCCCCGCAGCAGCGTCCCGAGACGGCCGCCGGTGAGCGCCGCGCCCCGCGCGAGAACCGCGAGGCCGCCCGTGAGGCCCGCGAGGCCCGCCGCGAGCAGAAGGACAAGGACCGCGAGCGCGAGAAGGAGCGGGAGAAGGACAAGGGCCGCAAGCAGCGCGAGGAGCAGCAGCGCAAGCGCGACGAGGAGAAGTCCAAGCCGCGCAAGACGGCGAAGATCGAGGAGTTGCTGAAGGTGGGCCAGGAGGTCGTGGTCCAGATCTCCAAGGATCCCATCGGCACCAAGGGCGCGCGCCTCACCTCGCACATCTCCATCCCGGGCCGCCACCTGGTGTTCATGCCCACGGTGGACCACGTGGGCATCAGCCGCCGCATCTCCAACGAGAAGGAGCGCAAGCGCCTGCGGGAGATCGTCGACCGGCTGCGTCCCCCCGGGACGGGCTTTATCGTGCGCACGGTGGCGGAGAACGTGCCGCAGGAGAAGCTCGAGAGCGACATCCGCTTCCTCATCGAGGTGTGGAACCAGGTGGTGCGCCGCAACGAGAAGCGCGGCGGCGGCGGCCTGCTGCACCCGGACCTGGACCTCATCCTGCGCGCCACGCGCGACCTCTTCGCCCACGACGTGGAGAAGCTCGTCGTCGATGACCGCGAGGAGTACGAGCGCATCCTCGGCTTCGTGAACGCACAGGACCCGGCGCTCAAGGACCGGGTGGTGCTGCACGAGTCGGAAGAGCCCATCTTCGACGCGTATGGGATCGAGCACGAGTTGCAGCGCGCCACCCAGCGCAAGGTGTGGCTCAAGAGCGGCGGCTACCTCATCATCGACCAGGCCGAGGCGCTCACCGCCATCGACGTCAACTCGGGCCGCTACGTCGGCAAGAAGAGCCTCGAGGAGACGATCACCAAGATCAACGTCGAGGCTGCCAAGGAGATCGTCTACCAGCTGAGGCTGCGCAACATCGGCGGCATCATCATCTGCGACTTCATCGACATGGAGAAGCCGCAGAACCGGGACAAGGTCTTCAAGTCGCTGCAGGAGGCGCTGGGCCGGGACAAGGCGAAGACGAACGTGCTGCGCATCTCCGAGCTGGGCCTGGTGGAGATGACGCGCAAGCGCGTGCGCGAGTCCATCGGCCGGGTGCTGCACGAGGACTGCCCGTACTGCGACGGCAAGGGCTTCGTGAAGACGGCGACCACGGTGGCCTACGAGATCTTCGGGGAGATCCGCCGCGAGGCGCCGGGCTACAAGGACCCGACGCTGGTCATCAACTGCAACGCCGAGGTGGCGCGGCTGCTCCAGGGCGAGGAGCGGCAGGAGCTGCGGCACCTGATGGACCGCTACAACAAATCCATCCAGGTGAAGGCGCAGCAGAACTACCACCGCGAGCAGTACGACATCTACGGCCGCAGCGCGCAGGGCGGGGACCACAAGGTGGCCTCGTCGCCGGGCTCGGGCGATGGCGAGCTGTCCATGCAGCGCCGGCCGGAGAGTGGCGGTGGCGAGCGTGGCTTCCGCGAGGGCGGTGGTGGCCGCGACCGGGACCGTGACCGCGACCGTGAGCGGGGCGACCGGGGTGGCAACCGCGGCGACCGTGAGCGGAGTGACCGGGGTGGCAACCGCGACCGAGATCGGGGTGGCAACCGGGGTGACCGTGACCGGGGAGGCAACCGCGACCGTGACCGCAACCGGGGCGAGCAGCAGCGTCGGCCCGAGCAGCGGGAGGGGCGTGGGCAGCAGCAGGCCCAGGCCCAGCAGCAGGCAGGCGGAGAGCAGCCCGCCGCGGGCAGCACGCCCCCGACGTCGTCCGGAAACGGGAACGGCAACGGGTCCAGCGACAACACCTGA
- a CDS encoding acylphosphatase, with protein sequence MDRRRASLRIRGKVQGVFYRESARTEAVRLGLTGWVRNLSDGSVEAVVEGAPEALEAFVTWCHRGPPQARVTDVERVDSEARGEFSTFTVERSS encoded by the coding sequence ATGGACAGGCGGCGAGCAAGCCTCCGCATTCGAGGGAAGGTGCAAGGGGTGTTCTACAGGGAGAGCGCCCGCACCGAGGCCGTACGCCTCGGCCTGACGGGTTGGGTGCGCAACCTCTCGGACGGGTCCGTCGAGGCAGTGGTCGAGGGAGCGCCCGAGGCCCTCGAGGCATTCGTCACCTGGTGCCACCGGGGCCCACCCCAGGCCCGGGTGACGGACGTGGAGCGCGTCGATTCGGAGGCGCGCGGGGAGTTCAGCACCTTCACCGTGGAGCGCAGCTCATGA
- a CDS encoding HU family DNA-binding protein has product MLKSDLINVLVSKKGMTQKQAEATVETIFESMKEALCRGENIEIRGLGAFHVKNYQGYQGRNPKTGQIIPVKPKRGLLFRTGKELRDRVNRPAPQTPQSDISFDPKSGSGTSY; this is encoded by the coding sequence ATGCTGAAGTCCGATCTGATCAACGTCCTCGTCTCCAAGAAGGGGATGACCCAGAAGCAGGCCGAGGCGACGGTCGAGACTATCTTCGAGTCCATGAAGGAGGCCCTGTGCCGCGGCGAGAACATCGAGATCCGCGGGCTGGGCGCCTTCCACGTGAAGAACTACCAGGGCTACCAGGGCCGCAATCCCAAGACGGGGCAGATCATCCCCGTGAAGCCCAAGCGAGGCTTGCTCTTCCGCACGGGCAAGGAGCTGCGTGACCGGGTCAACCGCCCGGCCCCGCAGACCCCGCAGTCCGACATCTCGTTCGATCCCAAGAGCGGCAGCGGCACCAGCTACTAG
- a CDS encoding DUF3052 family protein: MNPYAMASLPAMLGIKAGSKVSVINPPRGFVQRLNPLPDGVEFLITAQTGLDVILFFTQDAHELVQRLPALSRAMALTGGIWVCWPSGEGIKTSLSEDFIRQAALDIGMVDNKLCLIDSTWTGLRLVRRPRGRLDKPENRKRLPTAQA; the protein is encoded by the coding sequence ATGAACCCCTACGCGATGGCTTCTCTGCCGGCCATGCTCGGCATCAAGGCGGGCAGCAAGGTCTCGGTCATCAATCCACCCCGGGGCTTCGTCCAGCGGCTCAACCCCCTGCCCGATGGCGTGGAGTTCCTCATCACCGCCCAGACGGGCCTGGACGTCATCCTCTTCTTCACCCAGGACGCGCACGAGCTCGTCCAGCGCCTGCCGGCCCTGTCGCGCGCCATGGCCCTCACCGGCGGCATCTGGGTGTGCTGGCCCAGCGGCGAGGGCATCAAGACGTCCCTCTCCGAGGACTTCATCCGCCAGGCCGCGCTCGACATCGGCATGGTGGACAACAAGCTGTGCCTCATCGACAGCACCTGGACCGGCCTGCGTCTGGTGCGCCGCCCCCGGGGCCGGTTGGACAAGCCGGAGAACCGCAAGCGGCTGCCGACCGCCCAGGCCTGA
- the rho gene encoding transcription termination factor Rho: MAKARSPKEKVLDTAVIEAEEEKPKRRTTRAKAADRDDTDKPSRRRTSARREEDTESEAASEAVAETPRPVLTPIPSHPVRDEEYQEVRAQATHEEPAAQPAAPEPVEAPVVTEVTRDGAPMQVIKLNDLKRMKITDLAKMAHDFNIEGYQGLKKQDLIFALLSGIADKKFEVHAEGVMELLSDGFGFLRSSDSDYQPSPDDIYVSPSQVRRFNLRPGDTVTGPIRQPREGERFFALQKVDKVNFADPLSEAARERILFDNLTPLYPTRKLKLEHEGSEMTTRIIDLFCPIGLGQRCLIVAPPKAGKTVLLQNIAHAISKNHPDVYLIVLLVDERPEEVTDMERNVRGEVVSSTFDEPATRHVQVAEMVIDKAKRLVEQKYDVCILLDSITRLARAYNTVVPASGKILSGGVDANALHKPKRFFGAARNIEEGGSLTIIGTALIDTGSRMDEVIFEEFKGTGNSEIVLDRKLMEKRIFPTLDINKSGTRKEELLLTPSDLIRITALRQVLHPFTPIDAMEFVLKHMRPTASNAEFLGSMNR; encoded by the coding sequence ATGGCCAAAGCCCGTTCCCCCAAAGAGAAGGTCCTGGACACCGCAGTCATCGAGGCCGAAGAAGAAAAGCCCAAGCGTCGCACGACGCGGGCCAAGGCCGCCGACCGGGACGATACCGACAAGCCCTCACGCCGCCGGACATCCGCCCGTCGGGAAGAGGACACCGAGTCCGAGGCTGCCTCGGAGGCCGTCGCCGAGACGCCGCGCCCGGTGCTGACGCCGATTCCCTCCCACCCGGTCCGGGACGAGGAGTACCAGGAGGTCCGCGCCCAGGCCACGCACGAGGAGCCCGCCGCGCAGCCGGCGGCCCCCGAGCCGGTCGAGGCGCCGGTGGTCACCGAGGTGACGCGTGACGGCGCCCCCATGCAGGTCATCAAGCTCAATGACCTGAAGCGGATGAAGATCACCGACCTGGCGAAGATGGCCCACGACTTCAACATCGAGGGTTATCAGGGTCTCAAAAAGCAGGATCTCATCTTCGCGCTGCTGTCGGGCATCGCGGACAAGAAGTTCGAGGTACACGCCGAGGGCGTGATGGAGCTGCTGAGCGACGGCTTCGGCTTCCTGCGCAGCTCGGACAGCGACTACCAGCCGAGCCCGGACGACATCTACGTGTCGCCGTCGCAGGTGCGCCGCTTCAACCTGCGGCCGGGCGACACGGTGACGGGCCCCATCCGCCAGCCGCGCGAGGGCGAGCGCTTCTTCGCGCTGCAGAAGGTGGACAAGGTCAACTTCGCCGACCCGCTGTCCGAGGCGGCGCGCGAGCGCATCCTCTTCGACAACCTCACGCCGCTCTACCCCACGCGCAAGCTGAAGCTGGAGCACGAGGGGTCGGAGATGACGACGCGCATCATCGACCTGTTCTGCCCCATCGGCCTGGGCCAGCGCTGCCTCATCGTGGCGCCGCCGAAGGCCGGTAAGACGGTGCTGCTGCAGAACATCGCGCACGCCATCTCGAAGAACCACCCGGACGTCTACCTCATCGTGCTGCTCGTGGACGAGCGCCCCGAGGAAGTGACGGACATGGAGCGCAACGTGCGTGGCGAGGTGGTCAGCTCCACCTTCGACGAGCCGGCCACGCGTCACGTGCAGGTGGCGGAGATGGTCATCGACAAGGCCAAGCGCCTGGTCGAGCAGAAGTACGACGTGTGCATCCTGCTGGACTCCATCACCCGTCTGGCGCGCGCCTACAACACGGTGGTGCCGGCTTCGGGCAAGATTCTGTCCGGTGGTGTGGACGCCAACGCGCTGCACAAGCCCAAGCGCTTCTTCGGCGCCGCGCGCAACATCGAGGAGGGCGGCAGCCTCACCATCATCGGCACCGCGCTCATCGACACCGGCAGCCGCATGGACGAGGTCATCTTCGAGGAGTTCAAGGGCACCGGTAACTCGGAAATCGTCCTGGACCGGAAGCTGATGGAGAAGCGCATCTTCCCGACGCTGGACATCAACAAGTCCGGTACGCGTAAGGAGGAGCTGCTGCTGACCCCGTCGGACCTCATCCGCATCACGGCGCTTCGTCAGGTACTGCACCCGTTCACGCCGATCGACGCGATGGAATTCGTGCTCAAGCATATGCGTCCGACCGCTTCGAACGCCGAATTCCTCGGCTCGATGAACCGGTAA
- a CDS encoding YhjD/YihY/BrkB family envelope integrity protein — protein sequence MRSFSLLSVQRLRASAFRWARRTWEPLGQTRPGRFAVDTLLAVRSLARGFLGENIRLRAAALTYISVFSLVPLLTVVVALLGAYHQQAVQLRLREIIFAVLAPGVREESAAFLQRFLQPGHTTAIGSAGFLGLLFSAGSLLHNIDESLNEIWGVKNNRPWLLRALIYAGLLLLGPLLLAISFAGTGEVRSFLQETQAPVFLRLSEQLFGPLSPLTGVIGLTILYYVTPNTHLRFRSALAGGLVAGLAWWVARHVYTGAAAYSFRHNPLYASLGALPMFLAWLYVDWLLILTGGRLSYAVEHATFRDSLWAFGTHPRARELVAARVAQEATLVWFDGGTPPLPRDLALRLRVAESLVHEVVDDMERAGLIERQRKGGILPARPPAELTLADLTLAVHGVYNPVEPQAWNTPRAPGFEPLEAFFGESDRAGLDVLRRTRWLDLAILVRPGLAEVAAAAPPEPAVAATGSGNP from the coding sequence ATGCGGTCCTTCTCCCTTCTCTCCGTGCAGCGACTGCGCGCCAGCGCGTTCCGGTGGGCCCGCCGCACCTGGGAGCCCCTGGGACAGACGCGCCCGGGCCGTTTCGCCGTGGACACGCTGCTGGCGGTGCGCTCGCTGGCGCGGGGCTTCCTGGGCGAGAACATCCGCCTGCGAGCGGCGGCGCTCACCTACATCAGCGTCTTCTCCCTGGTGCCACTGCTGACGGTGGTGGTGGCACTGCTGGGGGCCTACCACCAGCAGGCCGTCCAGCTGCGACTCCGGGAGATCATCTTCGCGGTGCTGGCCCCCGGAGTGCGCGAGGAGTCGGCGGCGTTCCTCCAGCGATTCCTGCAACCGGGACACACGACGGCCATCGGGAGCGCGGGCTTCCTCGGGCTGCTCTTCTCCGCGGGCTCGCTGCTGCACAACATCGACGAGTCGCTGAATGAAATCTGGGGCGTGAAGAACAACCGCCCGTGGCTGCTGCGCGCGCTCATCTACGCGGGGCTGCTGCTGCTGGGGCCGCTGCTGCTGGCCATCTCGTTCGCGGGAACGGGCGAGGTGCGCTCCTTCCTGCAGGAGACCCAGGCCCCCGTCTTCCTGCGCCTCTCCGAGCAGCTCTTCGGGCCCCTGTCTCCGCTCACGGGAGTCATCGGGCTCACCATCCTCTACTACGTGACGCCCAACACCCACCTGCGCTTCCGCTCGGCGCTGGCGGGCGGACTGGTGGCGGGCCTGGCCTGGTGGGTGGCGCGGCATGTGTACACGGGGGCGGCCGCGTACAGCTTCCGCCACAACCCGCTCTATGCCTCGCTGGGCGCCCTGCCCATGTTCCTCGCGTGGCTGTACGTGGACTGGCTCCTCATCCTCACCGGCGGACGCCTCTCGTACGCGGTGGAGCACGCCACCTTCCGGGACTCGCTGTGGGCCTTTGGCACCCATCCCCGGGCCCGGGAGCTGGTGGCCGCACGGGTGGCGCAGGAAGCCACGCTGGTGTGGTTCGACGGCGGAACACCTCCCCTTCCCCGGGACCTGGCCCTCCGACTCCGGGTCGCCGAGTCACTCGTCCACGAGGTGGTGGACGACATGGAGCGGGCGGGGCTCATCGAGCGCCAGCGAAAGGGAGGCATCCTACCGGCCCGTCCCCCCGCCGAGCTCACCCTGGCCGACCTGACGCTCGCCGTCCACGGCGTCTACAACCCCGTCGAGCCCCAGGCCTGGAACACCCCGCGCGCCCCGGGCTTCGAGCCCCTGGAGGCCTTCTTCGGGGAGTCCGACAGGGCCGGCCTCGACGTCCTGCGCCGGACCCGGTGGCTGGACCTCGCCATCCTGGTGCGCCCCGGGCTCGCGGAGGTGGCGGCGGCTGCCCCCCCGGAGCCGGCCGTGGCGGCGACGGGAAGCGGAAATCCGTAA